A portion of the Planctomycetia bacterium genome contains these proteins:
- the cas2 gene encoding CRISPR-associated endonuclease Cas2 has translation MAEKSWHLITYDIRDAKRLRKVAKKLEGYGERMQHSVFRCRLDRVALEKLCWELAEIMKSNDDLLVMPICGGCAERVPLHSTGDQSSWATSPPNFRIV, from the coding sequence ATGGCCGAGAAGTCGTGGCACTTGATTACGTACGACATTCGCGACGCAAAGCGATTGCGAAAGGTGGCCAAAAAGCTGGAAGGCTACGGTGAGCGGATGCAGCACAGCGTCTTCCGCTGCCGGCTTGATCGTGTTGCGCTCGAAAAGCTGTGCTGGGAACTTGCTGAGATTATGAAGAGCAATGACGATCTACTGGTCATGCCGATTTGCGGCGGTTGCGCGGAGCGAGTGCCGCTTCATTCCACGGGTGATCAATCGTCCTGGGCCACCAGCCCACCGAACTTCAGAATCGTGTGA